The Solea senegalensis isolate Sse05_10M linkage group LG9, IFAPA_SoseM_1, whole genome shotgun sequence genome has a segment encoding these proteins:
- the glrx3 gene encoding glutaredoxin 3, with protein sequence MANLVEATTQQQFDEFLKKAGKCLTVVHFQAAWAPQCVHMNEVMAELAKEHTHTTFVKLEAEAVPEVSERYGISSVPTFLFFKAGEKVDSLDGAHAPELTKKVQRLTVSGSQAGAVELGSTDLNQRLKKLINAAPCMLFMKGSSQEPRCGFSRQIVSLLKQHNIQFSTFDILSDEEVRQGLKTYSNWPTFPQLYVNGELIGGLDIVKELAESGELENTCPKAVTLEHRLKTTINQSPVMLFMKGNKENAKCGFSRQILEILNGTGVDYDTFDILQDEEVRQGLKTYSNWPTYPQLYVNGELIGGLDIVKELNGSGDLVSVMKGDS encoded by the coding sequence ATGGCGAATCTCGTTGAAGCGACGACCCAACAGCAGTTTGACGAATTTCTTAAGAaagcagggaaatgtctaacAGTGGTGCACTTCCAGGCGGCGTGGGCTCCTCAGTGTGTTCACATGAACGAGGTAATGGCGGAGCTGGCCAAGGAGCACACGCATACAACGTTTGTGAAGCTGGAGGCGGAAGCGGTGCCCGAGGTGTCAGAGAGGTACGGTATCTCCTCTGTCCCCACGTTCCTTTTCTTCAAAGCGGGGGAGAAGGTGGACAGCTTGGACGGGGCCCATGCTCCTGAGCTGACCAAGAAGGTGCAGCGTCTGACAGTGAGCGGGAGTCAGGCTGGAGCTGTAGAACTTGGCAGCACAGATCTGAACCAGCGGCTGAAGAAGCTGATCAACGCGGCGCCCTGTATGCTCTTCATGAAGGGTTCCTCACAGGAGCCTCGCTGCGGTTTCAGCAGGCAGATCGTTTCCCTGCTCAAGCAACACAACATCCAGTTCAGCACCTTTGACATCCTGTCCGACGAAGAAGTTAGACAGGGGCTGAAGACTTACTCCAACTGGCCCACCTTTCCTCAGCTGTATGTGAATGGAGAGCTAATCGGAGGACTGGACATAGTGAAGGAGCTGGCCGAGTCTGGAGAGCTGGAGAACACCTGCCCGAAAGCCGTCACGCTGGAGCACCGTCTGAAGACCACCATCAACCAGAGCCcggtgatgctgttcatgaagggcAACAAAGAGAATGCGAAATGTGGCTTCAGCAGACAGATCCTGGAGATACTCAACGGCACCGGGGTGGATTATGACACCTTTGATATTCTGCAGGACGAGGAGGTGCGTCAGGGGCTGAAGACTTACTCTAACTGGCCAACTTACCCCCAGCTCTACGTGAATGGGGAGCTGATCGGAGGTTTGGACATAGTCAAGGAGCTGAATGGGAGTGGAGACCTGGTATCAGTTATGAAGGGGGACTCCTAG